The proteins below are encoded in one region of Stenotrophomonas bentonitica:
- the hisA gene encoding 1-(5-phosphoribosyl)-5-[(5-phosphoribosylamino)methylideneamino]imidazole-4-carboxamide isomerase, whose product MSFIVYPALDIRGGRVVRLRQGDYAQETHYGDDPLPRAQAFEAQGARWMHLVDLDAARAGGYTLAPLLAAIRANTGLQVQTGGGVRGRDDVARILDAGASRVVVGSLAVREPEQVIGWLAEFGSERITIALDARQDADGQWQLPVHGWTENAGVTLDALAERYAQAGLRHLLCTDIARDGMLAGPNLDLYRHLTARLPGVAVQASGGVRDVSDVAAARAAGCAGAVLGKALLEQRMDLGEALAC is encoded by the coding sequence ATGAGTTTCATCGTCTACCCCGCGCTGGATATCCGTGGCGGCCGCGTGGTGCGGCTGCGCCAGGGCGACTACGCGCAGGAAACCCACTACGGCGACGACCCGCTGCCGCGTGCCCAGGCCTTCGAGGCCCAGGGTGCGCGCTGGATGCACCTGGTCGACCTCGACGCCGCACGCGCCGGGGGTTACACGCTGGCACCGTTGCTGGCAGCGATCCGCGCCAACACCGGCCTGCAGGTGCAGACCGGCGGCGGCGTCCGTGGCCGTGACGATGTGGCACGCATCCTCGATGCCGGCGCCAGCCGCGTGGTGGTCGGCTCGCTGGCGGTGCGCGAGCCGGAGCAGGTGATCGGCTGGCTGGCAGAGTTCGGATCCGAGCGCATCACCATCGCGCTGGATGCGCGCCAGGATGCCGACGGCCAATGGCAGTTGCCGGTACACGGCTGGACCGAGAATGCCGGGGTCACCCTGGACGCACTCGCAGAGCGCTACGCGCAGGCCGGCCTGCGCCACCTGTTGTGTACCGACATCGCCCGCGACGGCATGCTGGCTGGACCGAACCTGGACCTGTACCGCCACCTCACCGCACGCCTGCCGGGCGTGGCGGTGCAGGCCTCCGGTGGCGTGCGCGACGTGTCCGACGTTGCCGCCGCGCGCGCCGCAGGCTGTGCCGGTGCGGTGCTGGGCAAGGCCCTGCTGGAGCAGCGCATGGACCTGGGCGAGGCGCTGGCATGTTGA
- the hisB gene encoding bifunctional histidinol-phosphatase/imidazoleglycerol-phosphate dehydratase HisB, translated as MTPILFVDRDGTLIEEPADFQIDAYEKIRFVRDVIPAMLKLRDAGYQFVIVSNQDGLGSEGYPQASFDGPNDLMLQIFASQGIVFRDVLIDGTWPHDNAPTRKPGIGMMLPYLQDRSIDWARSAMVGDRPTDIQFAQNMNIRGFQLRTGQFGGEWDWNGIAHDLADAPRRATVQRNTKETRIRVDVDLDRTAEPQTHTGLPFFDHMLQQIGKHGGFALSVQAEGDLHIDEHHTIEDTGLALGQALREALGDKRGIGRYGFTLPMDETLASAALDFSGRPYFVFEGEFKRERVGDMPTELVPHFFRSLCDASGLNLHLSVRGDNDHHKVEACFKALARALRQALPRQGTALPSTKGAL; from the coding sequence ATGACCCCGATCCTGTTCGTCGACCGCGACGGCACCCTGATCGAAGAGCCCGCCGACTTCCAGATCGACGCCTACGAGAAGATCCGCTTCGTGCGCGATGTGATCCCGGCGATGCTCAAGCTGCGCGACGCCGGCTACCAGTTCGTGATCGTCAGCAACCAGGACGGGCTGGGCAGCGAAGGCTACCCGCAGGCGTCCTTCGATGGTCCCAACGACCTGATGCTGCAGATCTTCGCCAGCCAGGGCATCGTGTTCCGTGACGTGCTCATCGACGGTACCTGGCCGCACGACAACGCACCCACGCGTAAGCCGGGTATCGGCATGATGCTGCCGTACCTGCAGGACCGCAGCATCGATTGGGCGCGCTCGGCGATGGTGGGCGATCGTCCCACCGACATCCAGTTCGCGCAGAACATGAACATCCGCGGCTTCCAGTTGCGGACCGGACAGTTCGGTGGCGAGTGGGACTGGAACGGCATCGCCCACGACCTCGCCGATGCACCGCGCCGCGCCACCGTGCAGCGCAATACCAAGGAAACCCGCATCCGCGTCGATGTGGACCTCGACCGTACCGCCGAACCGCAGACCCACACCGGGCTGCCGTTCTTCGACCACATGCTGCAGCAGATCGGCAAGCACGGCGGCTTCGCGCTGAGCGTGCAGGCCGAGGGCGACCTGCATATCGACGAACACCACACCATCGAAGACACCGGCCTGGCGCTCGGCCAGGCCCTGCGTGAAGCGCTGGGCGACAAACGCGGTATCGGTCGCTACGGCTTCACTCTCCCAATGGACGAAACCCTGGCCAGCGCCGCGCTGGATTTCAGCGGCCGCCCGTACTTCGTGTTCGAAGGCGAGTTCAAGCGCGAGCGCGTCGGCGACATGCCGACCGAGCTGGTGCCGCACTTCTTCCGTTCGCTGTGCGATGCCTCGGGGTTGAACCTGCACCTGAGCGTGCGCGGCGACAACGACCACCACAAGGTCGAAGCCTGCTTCAAGGCGCTGGCGCGCGCCCTGCGCCAGGCCCTGCCGCGCCAGGGAACGGCGCTGCCCAGTACCAAGGGGGCGCTGTGA
- a CDS encoding glucokinase: MIVADVGGTYARLAVAEVRAGQAPRIRNLRRYACADFASLASILAAFRASQDSAPATAVVAIAGLLEGDHLVNTNLPWPVSVAATRRDAGLASLDLINDFEAVAYAIPHVAADTLVALNGDADAGNRWPALVLGPGTGLGAALRFEAGAGAVLASEAGHAALGAVSALELQVLQQMLQRWEHVDNERILSGSGLMNLYPSLCAIRGVAPQWTTTEALIGAALAGDDALAVETLEVFCGWLGSLSGDLAATFGARSVYLAGGISGHVARFIDDGHFRTRFLAKGVMRRVLEQVPVWRVEHGELGVVGAAVWHAENRRAAA, translated from the coding sequence CTGATCGTCGCCGACGTCGGCGGCACCTATGCGCGCCTGGCCGTGGCCGAAGTGCGCGCGGGCCAGGCACCGCGCATCCGCAACCTGCGTCGCTACGCCTGTGCGGACTTCGCCAGCCTGGCGAGCATCCTTGCCGCGTTCCGCGCGTCACAGGATAGTGCCCCGGCGACCGCCGTGGTCGCCATCGCCGGCCTGCTTGAAGGCGACCACCTGGTCAACACCAACCTGCCGTGGCCGGTGTCCGTGGCCGCTACGCGCCGCGACGCCGGGCTCGCCTCGCTCGACCTGATCAACGATTTCGAAGCCGTGGCCTACGCGATTCCGCACGTCGCCGCCGACACGCTGGTAGCGCTGAACGGCGACGCGGACGCCGGCAACCGTTGGCCGGCGTTGGTGCTGGGCCCGGGCACCGGACTGGGTGCCGCGCTGCGTTTCGAAGCCGGCGCAGGCGCGGTGCTGGCCAGCGAAGCCGGGCACGCCGCGCTCGGTGCGGTCAGCGCACTCGAACTGCAGGTGCTCCAGCAGATGCTGCAACGCTGGGAGCACGTGGACAACGAACGCATCCTGTCCGGCAGCGGGTTGATGAATCTGTATCCCAGCCTGTGCGCAATCCGTGGTGTGGCACCGCAGTGGACCACCACCGAGGCATTGATCGGCGCCGCACTGGCCGGCGACGACGCGCTGGCCGTGGAAACGCTGGAGGTGTTCTGCGGGTGGCTGGGCAGTCTGTCCGGCGACCTGGCGGCGACCTTCGGGGCGCGCTCGGTGTACCTGGCCGGCGGCATTTCCGGCCACGTTGCACGGTTCATCGATGACGGCCACTTCCGCACGCGGTTCCTGGCCAAGGGCGTGATGCGCCGGGTGCTGGAACAGGTGCCGGTGTGGCGGGTCGAACATGGCGAGCTGGGCGTGGTCGGTGCGGCGGTATGGCACGCCGAGAACCGCCGCGCGGCCGCATAG
- the hisC gene encoding histidinol-phosphate transaminase, with protein sequence MSADTVLSLVRDDLRAFAGYSSARSSALVGDVWLNANESAWSNPADAQGIARRYPEPQPQALRTRLAALYGCSVDQLLIGRGSDEAIDLLVRALCQPGRDAVLVTPPVFGMYAVCARLQNAPLLEVPLRDSGDELVADIDAIISTALSGNAKLVFLCTPSNPAGSSIALADIERVAQALQGRALVVVDEAYGEYANQASATTLLSRYDNVAVLRTLSKAHALAAARIGTLIAAPALIQVLRRCQAPYPVPAPCTALALAALDSDALAVTDARVAQVKAERARLYQALQQAPGVLRAYPSQGNYLLVRFDDAQAAFDALLAAGVVVRDQRAAPQLHDALRITIGSPEQNDRVLQVLTARRAAA encoded by the coding sequence ATGAGCGCCGACACCGTTCTCTCGCTGGTGCGCGACGACCTGCGCGCGTTCGCGGGGTACTCTTCCGCGCGCAGCAGCGCGCTGGTCGGCGATGTCTGGCTCAATGCCAACGAGTCGGCCTGGTCCAACCCGGCCGACGCGCAGGGCATCGCACGGCGCTATCCCGAACCCCAGCCGCAGGCCCTGCGTACACGGCTCGCCGCGTTGTATGGCTGCAGCGTAGACCAGCTGCTGATCGGGCGCGGCAGCGACGAAGCCATCGACCTGCTGGTACGCGCTTTGTGCCAGCCCGGCCGCGACGCCGTACTGGTCACCCCGCCAGTGTTCGGCATGTACGCGGTCTGCGCACGCCTGCAGAACGCGCCACTGCTGGAGGTCCCGCTGCGCGACAGCGGCGACGAACTGGTCGCCGACATCGACGCCATCATTTCTACCGCGCTGTCAGGCAACGCCAAGCTGGTGTTCCTGTGCACGCCGTCGAATCCGGCCGGCAGCAGCATTGCACTCGCCGACATCGAACGCGTCGCCCAGGCCCTGCAGGGCAGGGCGCTGGTGGTGGTCGACGAAGCCTATGGCGAGTACGCCAACCAGGCGTCTGCGACCACCCTGCTGTCCCGCTACGACAACGTCGCGGTGCTGCGCACCCTGTCCAAGGCGCATGCGCTGGCCGCGGCCCGCATCGGTACCCTCATCGCTGCGCCGGCCCTGATCCAGGTGCTGCGGCGTTGCCAGGCGCCGTACCCGGTGCCTGCGCCGTGCACCGCCCTGGCGCTGGCCGCGCTCGACTCAGATGCGCTGGCCGTGACCGACGCGCGCGTGGCGCAGGTCAAGGCCGAGCGTGCCCGTCTGTACCAGGCCCTGCAGCAGGCGCCCGGCGTACTGCGCGCCTACCCCTCGCAGGGCAACTACCTGCTGGTCCGTTTCGACGACGCGCAGGCCGCCTTCGACGCGCTGCTGGCCGCCGGCGTGGTCGTCCGCGACCAGCGCGCCGCCCCGCAACTGCACGACGCACTGCGCATCACCATTGGCAGCCCGGAACAGAACGACCGCGTGCTCCAGGTACTCACTGCCCGGAGGGCCGCCGCATGA
- the hisIE gene encoding bifunctional phosphoribosyl-AMP cyclohydrolase/phosphoribosyl-ATP diphosphatase HisIE gives MSIEVLPSREALDTLDWAKGDGLLPVVVQDADSLAVLMLGYATAESLALTLETGHMTFYSRSKQRLWTKGESSGNVLAVVAVRVDCDRDTLLVSARPAGPTCHTGSESCFEQAPGNFLGRLDALVREREHQRPANSYTTSLFEQGIRRIAQKVGEEGVETALAGVVQDDAALLGESADLLFHLTVLLRARGLSLQDAVEVLVARHAK, from the coding sequence ATGTCTATTGAAGTGTTGCCCTCCCGCGAGGCCCTGGACACCCTGGACTGGGCCAAGGGCGACGGCCTGTTGCCGGTGGTGGTGCAGGACGCCGACAGCCTGGCGGTGCTGATGCTGGGCTACGCCACTGCCGAGTCGCTGGCGTTGACCCTGGAAACCGGGCACATGACCTTCTACAGCCGCAGCAAACAGCGGCTGTGGACCAAGGGCGAGTCGTCCGGCAACGTGCTGGCGGTGGTGGCGGTGCGCGTGGACTGCGACCGCGACACCCTGCTGGTCAGTGCGCGTCCGGCCGGGCCCACCTGCCACACCGGCAGCGAAAGCTGCTTCGAACAGGCGCCGGGCAATTTCCTGGGCCGCCTGGACGCACTGGTGCGCGAGCGCGAACATCAGCGCCCGGCCAACAGCTACACCACCTCGCTGTTCGAACAGGGTATCCGCCGGATCGCGCAGAAGGTCGGCGAAGAAGGCGTGGAAACCGCACTGGCCGGCGTGGTCCAGGACGATGCGGCGTTGCTGGGGGAGTCGGCCGACCTGCTGTTCCACCTGACCGTGCTGCTGCGCGCCCGTGGCCTGTCGCTGCAGGACGCGGTCGAGGTGCTGGTGGCCCGCCACGCGAAATGA
- a CDS encoding calcineurin-like phosphoesterase C-terminal domain-containing protein — translation MTRTAAWLACLLLMSAPAWASEATVTGKVYQERDGKPGRGPTDPALAGVQVSNGEVIVRTAADGSYSLPIRDGQTVFVIKPDEFQFPVAANGMPSYWRHYAPQGSPRLKYDGIAATGGNVRNWDFALEPAKDADAARSGFEMLVFTDSQTASRQDVGYYHRAIVEPIIGKHPARLGTTLGDIVNDDLSLYPQINKATAQLQVPWFHVPGNHDLDMDAGDDRHSLDSWRAVYGPDTYAVEEGGASFVFLDDVVYDPTAKPKYVGGLRPDQFTFLANYLKDLPRDRLLVLGMHIPLFDAAPGRETFRHVDRTRLFALLKDFPHVLVLSGHSHTQQHYYHGEAEGWKGSRPLHEYNVGAACGAFWSGVKDSAGIPDATMSDGTPNGYAVLSVQPGGEYGLRYYVARAPDDYQIALHAPKVLRKGAYPAWGVFANVFMGQADTVVEFRVDDGTWQPMKRVEQPDPRVLLENVADDTAERLRGFDRSPEATPSTHLWRGALPTDLAVGDHKVEVRAVHADGPTAAASTTYRLQTAKP, via the coding sequence ATGACCCGCACTGCTGCCTGGCTGGCCTGCCTGCTGTTGATGTCCGCACCTGCCTGGGCCAGCGAGGCCACCGTGACCGGCAAGGTCTACCAGGAGCGCGACGGCAAGCCCGGCCGCGGTCCCACCGACCCCGCGCTGGCGGGGGTGCAGGTGTCGAACGGCGAGGTCATCGTGCGCACCGCCGCCGACGGCAGCTACAGCCTGCCGATCCGTGACGGCCAGACCGTGTTCGTCATCAAGCCGGACGAATTCCAGTTCCCGGTCGCGGCCAACGGCATGCCCAGCTACTGGCGGCACTATGCGCCGCAGGGCTCGCCGCGGCTGAAGTACGACGGCATCGCCGCCACCGGCGGCAACGTGCGCAACTGGGACTTCGCGCTGGAGCCGGCCAAGGATGCCGACGCCGCGCGTTCCGGTTTCGAGATGCTGGTGTTCACCGACTCGCAGACCGCCAGCCGCCAGGACGTGGGCTACTACCACCGCGCCATCGTCGAGCCGATCATCGGCAAGCACCCGGCGCGGCTGGGCACCACCCTGGGCGACATCGTCAACGACGACCTCTCCCTGTACCCGCAGATCAACAAGGCCACCGCGCAGCTGCAGGTGCCGTGGTTCCATGTGCCGGGCAACCACGACCTGGACATGGATGCCGGCGACGACCGCCATTCGCTGGACAGCTGGCGCGCCGTGTATGGCCCTGATACCTACGCGGTGGAAGAGGGCGGCGCCAGTTTCGTGTTCCTCGATGACGTGGTCTACGACCCGACCGCCAAGCCGAAGTATGTCGGTGGCCTGCGCCCGGACCAGTTCACCTTCCTGGCCAACTACCTCAAGGACCTGCCACGCGACCGCCTGCTGGTGCTGGGCATGCACATCCCGCTGTTCGACGCCGCGCCCGGCCGCGAAACCTTCCGCCACGTCGACCGCACGCGCCTGTTCGCACTGCTCAAGGACTTCCCGCACGTGCTGGTGCTCAGTGGCCACAGCCACACCCAGCAGCACTATTACCACGGTGAGGCCGAAGGCTGGAAAGGCAGCCGGCCGCTGCACGAGTACAACGTGGGCGCGGCCTGTGGTGCGTTCTGGTCGGGCGTGAAGGACAGTGCCGGCATTCCCGATGCCACCATGAGCGACGGCACCCCGAACGGGTATGCAGTGCTCTCGGTGCAGCCGGGCGGTGAGTACGGCCTGCGCTATTACGTGGCGCGCGCGCCGGACGACTACCAGATCGCGCTGCATGCGCCGAAGGTGCTGCGCAAGGGCGCCTACCCGGCCTGGGGTGTGTTCGCCAATGTGTTCATGGGCCAGGCCGACACGGTGGTGGAGTTCCGCGTGGATGACGGCACGTGGCAGCCGATGAAGCGGGTGGAGCAGCCGGACCCGCGCGTGCTGCTCGAGAACGTCGCCGACGACACCGCCGAACGCCTGCGCGGTTTCGACCGTTCGCCGGAAGCCACCCCGTCGACGCACCTGTGGCGCGGCGCGCTGCCGACCGACCTGGCCGTCGGCGACCACAAGGTGGAAGTGCGTGCCGTCCATGCCGACGGCCCCACCGCAGCTGCCAGCACCACCTACCGCCTGCAGACCGCCAAACCGTAA
- the hisG gene encoding ATP phosphoribosyltransferase, which yields MSATQTAPARDRLRIAIQKSGRLAEPARSLLTACGLSWRQSRDKLFCYGESLPVDLLLVRDDDIPGLIADGVCDFGIVGRNELDEQGAARRRIGLPDAYQALRGLNFGQCRLMLAVPDEWDWQGVQQLAGKRIATSYPAILADWLAERGVDAQVVELSGSVEIAPRLGTADLICDLVSSGATLAANQLKPVETLLESEAVLAGPVKTPDDARAGLMAMLLRRLDGVVKVQDSKLLMFRADQDRVSDLARLLPDADPLVQLPDDGGRLRLQTMCHGALTWQRLEELERAGAQGLMVLSVERSLA from the coding sequence ATGAGTGCAACCCAGACCGCCCCGGCACGCGACCGGCTGCGTATCGCCATCCAGAAGAGCGGGCGGCTCGCCGAACCCGCGCGCAGCCTGCTCACCGCCTGCGGCCTGAGCTGGCGGCAGAGCCGCGACAAGCTCTTCTGCTACGGCGAATCGCTGCCCGTCGACCTGCTGCTCGTCCGCGACGACGACATTCCCGGCCTGATCGCCGACGGCGTCTGCGACTTCGGCATCGTCGGCCGCAACGAACTGGACGAACAGGGCGCCGCCCGCCGCCGGATCGGCCTGCCCGACGCCTACCAGGCCCTGCGCGGCCTCAACTTCGGCCAGTGCCGCCTGATGCTCGCCGTGCCCGACGAATGGGACTGGCAGGGCGTCCAGCAGCTCGCCGGTAAACGCATCGCCACCAGCTACCCCGCCATCCTCGCCGACTGGCTGGCCGAGCGCGGCGTCGACGCCCAGGTCGTCGAACTGTCCGGCTCTGTCGAAATCGCCCCCCGCCTGGGCACCGCCGACCTCATCTGCGACCTCGTCTCCAGCGGCGCCACCCTGGCCGCCAACCAGCTCAAGCCCGTCGAAACCCTGCTCGAAAGCGAAGCCGTACTCGCCGGACCGGTCAAAACCCCCGACGACGCCCGCGCCGGCCTCATGGCCATGCTGCTGCGCCGCCTCGACGGCGTGGTCAAGGTGCAGGACAGCAAGCTGCTGATGTTCCGCGCCGACCAGGATCGCGTCTCCGACCTGGCCCGCCTGCTGCCCGACGCCGACCCGCTGGTGCAGCTGCCCGACGACGGCGGCCGCCTGCGCCTGCAGACCATGTGCCACGGCGCCCTGACCTGGCAGCGGCTCGAAGAGCTGGAGCGCGCCGGCGCCCAGGGTTTGATGGTGTTGAGCGTGGAGCGGTCGCTGGCATGA
- a CDS encoding YerC/YecD family TrpR-related protein, whose protein sequence is MKIRPVPREKDPQADLACLAAAFAGLDSEEQVTAFLRDLCTPAELEALSDRWKVVPLLRQGVPYREIHELTGVSVTTTGRVARSLDHGHGGYAAAIAATATPASPESE, encoded by the coding sequence ATGAAAATCCGCCCCGTCCCCCGTGAAAAAGACCCCCAGGCCGATCTGGCCTGCCTCGCTGCGGCGTTCGCCGGGCTGGATAGCGAGGAGCAGGTGACTGCCTTCCTGCGTGACCTGTGCACTCCCGCCGAGCTGGAGGCCCTGTCTGATCGGTGGAAGGTGGTGCCGCTGCTCCGGCAGGGCGTGCCGTATCGCGAAATCCATGAATTGACCGGTGTCAGCGTGACCACCACCGGGCGCGTGGCGCGCTCGCTGGACCATGGCCACGGCGGCTATGCCGCCGCCATTGCCGCGACCGCCACGCCCGCGTCCCCCGAATCCGAGTAG
- the hisH gene encoding imidazole glycerol phosphate synthase subunit HisH, producing MTDVALIDAGGANLGSVRYALERLGANVQLVRGADGLHGARRVILPGVGAAKPAMQRLHAQGLVEPLRRLQVPLMGICLGMQLLFEHSEEAGVETLGLIPGTVRKLVPATGIRVPHMGWNRLLPLKPSVLLRDIPARASAYFVHSYAAPLNAHTVAACDHGGLFTAMVEQGRYFGAQFHPERSGDTGALMLRNFLEDTAV from the coding sequence GTGACCGACGTTGCACTGATCGATGCCGGCGGTGCCAACCTGGGTTCGGTGCGCTATGCGCTGGAGCGGCTGGGCGCGAACGTGCAGCTGGTGCGCGGCGCGGACGGCCTGCACGGCGCGCGCCGGGTGATCCTGCCGGGCGTGGGCGCGGCGAAACCTGCGATGCAGCGCCTGCACGCGCAGGGGCTGGTCGAACCGCTGCGCCGCCTGCAGGTGCCGCTGATGGGCATCTGCCTGGGCATGCAGCTGCTGTTCGAACATTCCGAAGAAGCCGGGGTGGAAACGCTGGGCTTGATTCCCGGCACGGTGCGCAAGCTGGTGCCGGCCACCGGCATCCGCGTGCCGCACATGGGCTGGAACCGGCTGCTGCCGTTGAAGCCGTCGGTGCTGCTGCGCGACATCCCCGCGCGTGCCAGCGCCTACTTCGTGCACAGCTACGCCGCACCGCTCAACGCCCACACCGTGGCCGCCTGCGACCACGGCGGGCTGTTCACCGCGATGGTGGAGCAGGGCCGGTACTTCGGCGCCCAGTTCCACCCCGAGCGTTCCGGCGACACCGGCGCGCTGATGCTGCGCAATTTCCTTGAGGACACCGCTGTATGA
- the hisF gene encoding imidazole glycerol phosphate synthase subunit HisF, which translates to MLSRRIIPCLDVRDGRVVKGVRFRDHVDMGDIVELSQRYRDQGADELVFYDIGASPEARSVDVAWIERIARLIDIPFCVAGGIDSVETARRVLFAGADKISINSPALGRPELITELADEFGVQCVVVGIDSVREADGQWRVRRFSGDPDKTQAVAVRTLDWVQEVQRRGAGEIVLNCMDSDGVRRGYDVEQLRQARDACHVPLIASGGAGEMQHFADVFDQADVDGALAASVFHSGAIAIPALKQFLRTQQIEVRDVY; encoded by the coding sequence ATGTTGAGCCGCCGCATCATTCCCTGCCTGGACGTGCGCGACGGCCGCGTGGTCAAGGGCGTGCGCTTCCGCGACCACGTGGACATGGGCGACATCGTCGAGCTGTCGCAGCGTTACCGCGACCAGGGCGCCGACGAGCTGGTGTTCTACGACATCGGGGCCAGCCCGGAAGCGCGGTCGGTGGACGTGGCCTGGATCGAGCGCATCGCGCGCCTGATCGACATTCCGTTCTGCGTGGCCGGTGGCATCGACAGCGTGGAGACCGCACGCCGCGTGCTGTTTGCCGGCGCCGACAAGATTTCGATCAACTCCCCGGCGCTGGGTCGGCCGGAGCTGATCACCGAGCTGGCCGACGAGTTCGGCGTGCAGTGCGTGGTGGTCGGCATCGACTCGGTGCGCGAAGCCGACGGGCAGTGGCGGGTGCGCCGTTTCAGCGGCGACCCGGACAAGACCCAGGCTGTCGCCGTGCGCACGCTGGACTGGGTGCAGGAAGTGCAGCGCCGGGGTGCCGGCGAGATCGTGTTGAACTGCATGGACAGTGACGGCGTGCGCCGCGGCTACGACGTCGAGCAGCTGCGCCAGGCGCGCGACGCCTGCCACGTGCCCCTGATCGCCTCCGGCGGCGCCGGCGAGATGCAGCACTTCGCCGATGTGTTCGACCAGGCCGATGTCGACGGCGCGCTGGCCGCCAGCGTCTTCCACAGTGGCGCCATCGCCATTCCCGCACTGAAGCAGTTCCTGCGCACGCAGCAGATCGAGGTTCGAGATGTCTATTGA
- the hisD gene encoding histidinol dehydrogenase, whose amino-acid sequence MNRLHWSQLDATEQAQALQRPVQAVAARTRESVAALISSVREDGDAALREISLRFDGVAPASFEVDDEEFAAAERAVPAELRQAMIDAAERIRLFHKAGMSQGYAVETAPGVRCERMVRPIGRVGLYVPAGSAPLPSTALMLGVPAQLAGCREVVLCTPPRRDGSADPAVLVAARLTGVHRVFKLGGAQAIAAMAYGTASVPACDKLYGPGNSYVTEAKQQVAQDGAAAIDMPAGPSEVLVIADAGANPAFVAADLLSQAEHGPDSQVLLLTDDATMLERVEAQVQAQLAKLSRADIAAQALQSSRLVLVDSLVQAFQISNRYAPEHLILALREPRDWLAQVEAAGSVFLGDYTPEALGDYCSGTNHVLPTAGAARAYSGVSVASFQNMISVQSASAQGIAAIGNCARVLARAEGLDAHENAVALRMESAA is encoded by the coding sequence ATGAATCGTCTGCACTGGTCCCAGCTGGATGCCACCGAACAGGCCCAGGCGCTGCAGCGCCCCGTACAGGCCGTGGCCGCGCGTACCCGTGAATCGGTCGCCGCACTGATCTCCTCCGTGCGCGAAGACGGCGACGCCGCCCTGCGCGAAATCAGCCTGCGTTTCGACGGCGTCGCGCCCGCCTCGTTCGAAGTCGATGACGAAGAATTCGCCGCCGCCGAACGCGCCGTGCCGGCCGAACTGCGCCAGGCCATGATCGACGCAGCCGAGCGCATCCGCCTGTTCCACAAGGCCGGCATGAGCCAGGGCTACGCGGTCGAAACCGCGCCTGGCGTGCGCTGCGAACGCATGGTCCGGCCGATCGGCCGGGTCGGCCTGTATGTGCCCGCCGGCAGCGCACCCTTGCCGTCCACCGCACTCATGCTCGGCGTGCCCGCACAGCTGGCCGGATGTCGCGAAGTCGTGCTGTGCACCCCGCCGCGCCGCGACGGCAGCGCCGATCCCGCCGTGCTCGTCGCCGCGCGCCTCACCGGCGTGCACCGCGTGTTCAAGCTCGGCGGCGCCCAGGCCATTGCCGCCATGGCCTACGGCACCGCCAGCGTACCTGCCTGCGACAAGCTGTACGGCCCCGGCAACAGCTACGTGACCGAAGCCAAGCAGCAGGTCGCGCAGGACGGCGCCGCCGCCATCGACATGCCCGCCGGTCCCTCCGAAGTGCTGGTGATTGCCGATGCCGGTGCCAACCCCGCGTTCGTGGCCGCCGACCTGCTCTCGCAGGCCGAACACGGCCCGGACTCCCAGGTACTGCTGCTCACCGACGATGCCACCATGCTGGAGCGCGTCGAAGCACAGGTGCAGGCGCAACTGGCGAAGCTGTCGCGCGCCGACATCGCCGCCCAGGCACTGCAGTCCTCGCGCCTGGTCCTGGTCGACTCCCTCGTCCAGGCCTTCCAGATCAGCAACCGCTACGCGCCCGAACACCTGATCCTGGCCCTGCGCGAACCGCGCGACTGGCTGGCCCAGGTCGAGGCCGCCGGCTCGGTGTTCCTCGGCGACTACACCCCCGAAGCGCTCGGCGACTACTGCAGCGGCACCAACCACGTGCTGCCCACCGCCGGCGCCGCGCGCGCCTACAGCGGCGTCAGCGTCGCCAGTTTCCAGAACATGATCAGCGTGCAGTCCGCCAGTGCGCAGGGCATTGCCGCCATCGGCAACTGCGCGCGCGTGCTGGCCCGTGCCGAAGGCCTGGATGCACACGAAAACGCCGTGGCCCTGCGCATGGAGAGCGCCGCATGA